The following are encoded in a window of Streptomyces sp. 11x1 genomic DNA:
- a CDS encoding CHAD domain-containing protein has translation MAQRHLDPTNTTAAPVDAVAGYLRERATEFLRALRTHRETGGGAASGAEESTDAALALRRSARRISGTLHTFRPLLDAEWSESLRPELAWLSGTLGREHAYAARLDRLVNALNRLSGATHLPTQTAVAARPDTGTSPIGPVPGNAGPAQAGAGTSPGAAGTSQPGTGTSQPGAASGGRTAAGAARVGAAAPGTAGAAPRPPATPDRGNLTVGAAKAGALLDRQLTLARTRAHSAALQALGSSRFHAVADSVAVLASEVPLTPSAAAMDLGPLAAAAHDRLRDAVAGLPLHTAGHPYNAEALIHGLSPDTAPHPQDAPWHQVRLLLRLHRYALEVLHPEAVPVDLRLLAAGEALNRHRDASEAASAAAAAARTPRIAPATAYALGVLHADQRHEVEASRFAFQQCWQKETVSTS, from the coding sequence GTGGCACAGCGACACCTTGACCCCACGAACACCACGGCCGCTCCCGTGGACGCCGTCGCCGGCTATCTGCGGGAGCGGGCCACGGAGTTCCTCCGCGCGCTGCGCACCCACCGGGAGACCGGTGGGGGCGCGGCATCCGGAGCCGAGGAGTCCACCGACGCGGCGCTCGCCCTGCGCCGCTCGGCCCGCCGCATCAGCGGCACGCTGCACACCTTCCGGCCCCTGCTGGACGCCGAGTGGTCGGAGTCCCTCCGCCCCGAACTGGCCTGGCTCTCCGGCACGTTGGGCCGCGAACACGCCTACGCGGCCCGCCTGGACCGCCTGGTCAACGCCCTGAACCGGCTGTCCGGCGCGACGCACCTCCCGACGCAGACGGCGGTCGCGGCTCGCCCCGACACCGGTACGTCCCCGATCGGCCCCGTCCCGGGCAACGCCGGCCCGGCTCAGGCCGGCGCCGGTACCTCTCCAGGCGCCGCCGGTACATCTCAGCCCGGCACCGGTACGTCTCAGCCCGGCGCCGCCTCGGGCGGTCGTACCGCCGCCGGGGCGGCTCGGGTGGGTGCGGCGGCACCCGGCACCGCCGGTGCCGCCCCGCGTCCCCCGGCCACCCCCGACCGCGGCAACCTCACCGTCGGCGCCGCGAAGGCGGGCGCCCTCCTGGACCGCCAGCTCACCCTCGCCCGCACCCGGGCCCACTCGGCCGCCCTCCAGGCCCTCGGCTCGTCCCGCTTCCACGCAGTCGCCGACAGCGTCGCCGTCCTCGCCAGCGAGGTGCCCCTCACCCCGTCCGCCGCCGCCATGGACCTCGGCCCGCTCGCCGCCGCCGCCCACGACCGCCTCCGGGACGCGGTCGCTGGCCTCCCCCTGCACACCGCCGGCCACCCCTACAACGCGGAGGCCCTCATCCACGGCCTCTCCCCGGACACCGCGCCCCACCCCCAGGACGCCCCCTGGCACCAGGTACGGCTGCTGCTCCGCCTGCACCGCTACGCCCTGGAGGTCCTGCACCCCGAGGCCGTCCCCGTCGACCTGCGCCTCCTCGCCGCCGGTGAGGCGCTCAACCGCCACCGGGACGCCAGCGAGGCGGCCTCCGCGGCGGCCGCCGCCGCCCGCACCCCGCGGATCGCCCCGGCCACGGCCTACGCCCTCGGCGTCCTCCACGCCGACCAGCGCCACGAAGTGGAGGCATCCCGGTTCGCGTTCCAGCAGTGCTGGCAGAAGGAGACGGTGAGCACGTCGTGA
- a CDS encoding RNA degradosome polyphosphate kinase yields MSQSNAQAAQVQHAQPSVGSITGHRPHTVSAVVSDLEPDIDADLDAYDEDEQGGERLPQGRFLDRERSWLAFNERVLELAEDPATPLLERANFLAIFASNLDEFFMVRVAGLKRRIATGVATRSASGLQPREVLEMIWARSRELMARHAACFHEDVAPALAEEGVHLVRWSELAEKEQARLFTLFRHQIFPVLTPLAVDPAHPFPYISGLSLNLAVRVQNPVTGTSHFARVKVPPLLSRFLEASPGRYVPLEDVIGAHLEELFPGMEVLEHHAFRVTRNEDLEVEEDDAENLLQALEKELMRRRFGPPVRLEVEENINQEVLDLLVRELKIKESEVYPLTGPLDLTGLFRIASLDRPELKYRKFVAGVHRDLAEVESASAPDIFAALRNRDVLLHHPYDSFSTSVQAFLEQAAEDPDVLAIKQTLYRTSGDSPIVNALIDAAEAGKQVLVLVEIKARFDEHANIKWARKLEEAGCHVVYGLVGLKTHCKLSLVVRQEGDTLRRYSHVGTGNYHPKTARLYEDLGVLTSDAQVGADLSDLFNRLSGYSRRETYRRLLVAPKSLRDGLIARVNKEVQHHRAGRPAHVRIKVNSIVDEALIDALYRASQAGVPVDVWVRGICAIRPGVPGLSENIRVRSVLGRFLEHSRIFGFGNGGEPEVWFGSADMMHRNLDRRIEALIRITDPAHRAALNRLLETGMSDTTSSWHLGPDGEWTRHSTDADGQPLRNVQEMLIDARRRRRGTATP; encoded by the coding sequence GTGTCGGCCGTGGTGTCCGACCTGGAACCCGACATCGACGCCGACCTCGACGCGTACGACGAGGACGAACAGGGCGGCGAGAGGCTGCCCCAGGGCCGCTTCCTCGACCGGGAGCGCAGCTGGCTCGCCTTCAACGAGCGTGTCCTGGAACTGGCCGAGGACCCGGCCACCCCCCTGCTCGAACGAGCGAACTTCCTGGCCATCTTCGCCAGCAACCTCGACGAGTTCTTCATGGTCCGGGTGGCCGGATTGAAGCGGCGTATCGCCACCGGCGTCGCCACCAGGTCCGCCTCCGGCCTGCAGCCCCGCGAGGTGCTGGAGATGATCTGGGCCCGCTCCCGCGAGCTGATGGCCCGGCACGCCGCCTGCTTCCACGAGGACGTCGCCCCGGCACTGGCCGAGGAGGGCGTGCACCTGGTGCGCTGGAGCGAACTGGCGGAGAAGGAGCAGGCCCGCCTCTTCACGCTCTTCCGCCACCAGATCTTCCCGGTGCTGACCCCTCTGGCCGTCGACCCGGCGCACCCCTTCCCGTACATCTCGGGTCTCTCCCTGAACCTGGCCGTCCGCGTCCAGAACCCGGTCACCGGCACCTCGCACTTCGCCCGCGTCAAGGTGCCGCCGCTGCTCTCCCGCTTCCTGGAGGCCTCCCCCGGCCGGTACGTCCCGCTGGAGGACGTGATCGGGGCCCATCTGGAGGAGCTGTTCCCGGGCATGGAGGTGCTGGAGCACCACGCCTTCCGGGTCACCCGCAACGAGGACCTGGAGGTCGAGGAGGACGACGCCGAGAACCTCCTCCAGGCCCTGGAGAAGGAGCTCATGCGGCGCCGATTCGGGCCGCCGGTGCGCCTGGAGGTCGAGGAGAACATCAACCAGGAGGTCCTGGACCTGCTGGTGCGCGAGCTGAAGATCAAGGAGTCCGAGGTCTACCCGCTGACCGGGCCCCTGGACCTCACCGGCCTCTTCCGCATCGCCTCCCTGGACCGGCCGGAGCTGAAGTACCGCAAGTTCGTCGCCGGCGTCCACCGCGACCTGGCCGAGGTCGAGTCGGCGTCCGCGCCCGACATCTTCGCCGCCCTGCGCAACCGCGACGTGCTGCTGCACCACCCGTACGACTCGTTCTCGACGTCGGTGCAGGCGTTCCTGGAGCAGGCGGCCGAGGACCCGGACGTCCTCGCGATCAAGCAGACCCTGTACCGGACGTCCGGCGACTCCCCCATAGTCAACGCGCTCATCGACGCCGCCGAGGCCGGCAAGCAGGTCCTCGTCCTGGTCGAGATCAAGGCGCGCTTCGACGAACACGCCAACATCAAGTGGGCCCGCAAGCTGGAGGAGGCCGGCTGCCACGTCGTCTACGGCCTGGTCGGTCTGAAGACCCACTGCAAGCTGTCCCTGGTGGTCCGTCAGGAGGGCGACACGCTCCGCCGCTACAGCCACGTCGGCACGGGCAACTACCACCCGAAGACGGCACGGCTGTACGAGGACCTGGGCGTGCTCACGTCCGACGCACAGGTCGGCGCGGACCTCTCCGACCTCTTCAACCGACTCTCCGGCTACTCGCGTCGCGAGACCTACCGCCGTCTCCTCGTCGCGCCCAAGTCCCTGCGCGACGGGCTGATCGCCCGCGTCAACAAGGAGGTCCAGCACCACCGTGCCGGACGTCCCGCCCACGTCCGCATCAAGGTCAACTCGATCGTGGACGAGGCGCTCATCGACGCCCTCTACCGGGCCTCGCAGGCGGGTGTGCCGGTCGACGTGTGGGTGCGCGGCATCTGCGCCATACGGCCCGGCGTCCCGGGCCTGTCGGAGAACATCCGCGTCCGCTCCGTCCTCGGCCGCTTCCTCGAACACTCCCGGATCTTCGGCTTCGGCAACGGCGGCGAGCCGGAGGTGTGGTTCGGCAGCGCCGACATGATGCACCGCAACCTCGACCGCCGGATCGAGGCCCTGATCCGGATCACCGACCCGGCCCACCGGGCGGCGCTCAACCGCCTGCTGGAGACCGGTATGTCCGACACGACCTCCTCCTGGCACCTCGGTCCCGACGGCGAGTGGACCCGGCACTCGACCGACGCCGACGGACAACCCCTGCGCAACGTCCAGGAGATGCTCATTGACGCCCGGAGGCGCCGGCGTGGCACAGCGACACCTTGA
- the pstA gene encoding phosphate ABC transporter permease PstA yields MSNATLTPKGPSTLRAASLPKWFPWAVAAGSVALGLGISAAAGLESSIQWALIAGILFVLGSFVIAARVEGKRQAKDRVATSLVWVAFLLAVLPLASLIWETISRGVKVLDVYFLTHSMGVVATSQPGGGIYHAILGTLEQVGIAAVISVPIGVLTAIYLVEYGRGKLAKAVTFFVDVMTGIPSIVAGLFILSTWILMLGMGPSGFAGAMALTILMLPVVVRSTEEMLKLVPNELREASLALGVPKWRTILKIVLPTAIGGITTGVMLAVARIAGETAPVLLLVWGSNYINTNPFSDPQASLPMYIYLQFQQSAGSGAAYDRAWAASLTLIAFIMILNLAARGIARWKAPKTGR; encoded by the coding sequence ATGAGCAACGCCACTCTCACCCCGAAGGGCCCGAGCACCCTGCGTGCCGCGTCCCTGCCCAAGTGGTTCCCCTGGGCGGTCGCCGCCGGTTCGGTGGCCCTGGGCCTCGGCATCAGCGCCGCGGCCGGCCTCGAGAGCTCGATCCAGTGGGCCCTGATCGCCGGCATCCTCTTCGTCCTCGGCTCGTTCGTCATCGCCGCGCGCGTCGAGGGCAAGCGCCAGGCCAAGGACCGGGTGGCGACCAGCCTCGTCTGGGTCGCGTTCCTGCTCGCGGTGCTCCCGCTGGCCTCCCTCATCTGGGAGACGATCAGCCGCGGTGTGAAGGTCCTCGACGTCTACTTCCTCACCCACTCGATGGGCGTGGTCGCGACCTCCCAGCCCGGCGGCGGTATCTACCACGCCATCCTCGGCACCCTGGAGCAGGTCGGCATCGCCGCCGTCATCTCCGTGCCGATCGGGGTGCTGACCGCGATCTACCTGGTCGAGTACGGCCGGGGCAAGCTCGCCAAGGCCGTCACCTTCTTCGTCGACGTCATGACGGGTATCCCGTCGATCGTCGCGGGTCTGTTCATCCTCAGCACCTGGATCCTGATGCTGGGCATGGGCCCCTCCGGCTTCGCCGGCGCGATGGCGCTGACCATCCTGATGCTGCCGGTCGTGGTCCGCTCCACCGAGGAGATGCTCAAGCTCGTCCCGAACGAGTTGCGCGAGGCCTCGCTGGCGCTGGGTGTGCCGAAGTGGCGCACCATCCTCAAAATCGTGCTGCCGACCGCGATCGGTGGTATTACGACAGGTGTGATGCTCGCGGTCGCCCGTATCGCCGGTGAGACCGCTCCGGTCCTGCTGCTGGTGTGGGGTTCGAACTACATCAACACGAACCCCTTCTCCGACCCGCAGGCTTCGCTGCCGATGTACATCTATCTGCAGTTCCAGCAGAGCGCCGGTTCCGGAGCGGCGTACGACCGTGCCTGGGCGGCGTCGCTGACACTGATCGCCTTCATCATGATCCTGAACCTGGCGGCCCGCGGCATCGCCCGCTGGAAGGCCCCGAAGACCGGTCGCTGA
- a CDS encoding metal-sensitive transcriptional regulator, with the protein MTTTGAGAEVPSAVDGSGPGAESGEKPDVQSGVVTDHDRGIHGYHKQKDEHLKRLRRIEGQIRGLQRMVDEDVYCIDILTQVSASTKALQSFALQLLEEHLRHCVADAALKGGAEVDAKVEEATKAIGRLLRT; encoded by the coding sequence ATGACGACCACAGGGGCCGGAGCCGAGGTGCCCTCCGCCGTGGACGGTTCGGGACCGGGCGCGGAGTCGGGCGAGAAGCCGGATGTCCAGTCGGGTGTGGTGACCGACCACGACCGTGGAATCCACGGGTATCACAAACAGAAGGACGAACACCTCAAGCGCCTCAGGCGTATCGAGGGGCAGATTCGTGGTCTCCAGCGGATGGTCGACGAGGATGTCTACTGCATCGACATACTCACCCAGGTCTCCGCCTCGACCAAGGCGTTGCAGTCCTTCGCGCTGCAACTGCTGGAGGAACACCTGCGGCACTGCGTCGCCGACGCGGCGCTCAAGGGCGGCGCCGAGGTCGACGCGAAGGTGGAGGAGGCCACGAAGGCGATCGGGCGGCTGCTGCGGACCTGA
- the pstB gene encoding phosphate ABC transporter ATP-binding protein PstB, whose amino-acid sequence MAKRIDVSGLNAYYSSFRAIEDISMAIEPRTVTAFIGPSGCGKSTFLRTLNRMHEVTPGGRVEGKVMLDDENLYGAGVDPVSVRREVGMVFQRPNPFPTMSIYDNVAAGLKLVGGKKKSELDEIVEKSLKGANLWNEVKDRLNKPGSGLSGGQQQRLCIARAIAVEPKVLLMDEPCSALDPISTLAIEDLIGELKERFTIVIVTHNMQQAARVSDRTAFFNLAAVGQPGKLIEIDDTERIFSNPSVQATEDYISGRFG is encoded by the coding sequence ATGGCCAAGCGAATCGACGTCAGCGGCCTCAACGCCTACTACAGCTCCTTCCGCGCCATCGAGGACATCTCGATGGCCATAGAGCCCCGTACGGTGACGGCCTTCATCGGCCCCTCCGGCTGCGGCAAGTCCACGTTCCTGCGCACCCTGAACCGGATGCACGAGGTCACGCCCGGCGGCCGCGTCGAGGGCAAGGTCATGCTCGACGACGAGAACCTGTACGGCGCGGGGGTCGACCCGGTCTCCGTGCGGCGTGAGGTCGGCATGGTCTTCCAGCGGCCGAACCCGTTCCCCACGATGTCGATCTACGACAACGTGGCGGCGGGTCTGAAGCTGGTCGGCGGCAAGAAGAAGTCCGAGCTGGACGAGATCGTCGAGAAGTCCCTCAAGGGCGCGAACCTCTGGAACGAGGTCAAGGACCGTCTCAACAAGCCGGGCTCCGGGCTCTCCGGTGGTCAGCAGCAGCGGCTGTGCATCGCCCGCGCGATCGCGGTCGAGCCGAAGGTGCTGCTCATGGACGAGCCGTGCTCCGCGCTGGACCCGATCTCGACGCTCGCCATCGAGGACCTCATCGGTGAGCTGAAGGAGCGCTTCACGATCGTCATCGTGACGCACAACATGCAGCAGGCGGCGCGTGTCTCCGACCGCACGGCGTTCTTCAACCTCGCGGCCGTCGGACAGCCGGGCAAGCTGATCGAGATAGACGACACGGAGCGGATCTTCTCCAACCCGTCCGTCCAGGCCACCGAGGACTACATCTCCGGCCGCTTCGGCTGA
- a CDS encoding inorganic phosphate transporter — translation MDTFALVVTIGVALFFTYTNGFHDSANAIATSVSTRALTPRAALAMAAVMNLIGAFLGSGVAKTVSEGLISTPEGSRGMGILFAALVGAITWNLITWYFGLPSSSSHALFGGMVGAALAGGTTVYWSGVLEKVVIPMFVSPVVGLVVGYLVMAGIMWIFRRANPHKAKRGFRIAQTVSAAGMALGHGLQDAQKTMGIVVMALVIADVEDYGDPIPVWVKIACAVMLSLGTYAGGWRIMRTLGRKIIELDPPQGFAAETTGASIMFVTAFIFKAPISTTHIITSAIMGVGATKRINAVRWGVAKNIILGWFITMPAAALVAATSFWIVNLAVL, via the coding sequence ATGGACACCTTCGCTCTGGTCGTGACCATCGGCGTCGCGCTCTTCTTCACGTACACCAACGGCTTCCACGACTCTGCGAACGCGATCGCAACCTCGGTGTCGACCCGCGCGCTGACCCCGCGCGCGGCCCTCGCGATGGCCGCGGTCATGAACCTGATAGGTGCCTTCCTCGGCAGCGGTGTCGCCAAGACGGTCAGTGAGGGCCTGATCTCCACGCCCGAGGGCTCAAGGGGGATGGGCATCCTCTTCGCGGCCCTGGTCGGCGCGATCACCTGGAACCTCATCACCTGGTACTTCGGTCTGCCGTCGTCCTCCTCCCACGCCCTCTTCGGCGGCATGGTCGGCGCGGCCCTCGCCGGCGGTACGACGGTCTACTGGTCCGGCGTGCTGGAGAAGGTCGTCATCCCGATGTTCGTCTCCCCGGTGGTCGGCCTGGTCGTGGGCTACCTGGTGATGGCGGGCATCATGTGGATCTTCCGCCGCGCCAACCCGCACAAGGCGAAGCGCGGTTTCCGGATCGCGCAGACCGTGTCGGCGGCCGGCATGGCGCTCGGCCACGGTCTCCAGGACGCCCAGAAGACGATGGGCATCGTGGTGATGGCCCTGGTCATCGCGGACGTCGAGGACTACGGCGACCCGATCCCGGTCTGGGTGAAGATCGCCTGCGCGGTCATGCTCTCCCTCGGCACCTACGCGGGCGGCTGGCGCATCATGCGCACCCTGGGCCGGAAGATCATCGAACTCGACCCCCCGCAGGGCTTCGCCGCCGAGACCACCGGCGCGTCGATCATGTTCGTCACGGCCTTCATCTTCAAGGCCCCCATCTCGACGACGCACATCATCACCTCGGCGATCATGGGCGTCGGCGCCACCAAGCGCATCAACGCGGTCCGCTGGGGCGTGGCCAAGAACATCATCCTCGGCTGGTTCATCACGATGCCGGCGGCGGCCCTGGTCGCCGCGACCAGCTTCTGGATCGTGAACCTGGCAGTCCTCTGA
- a CDS encoding NUDIX hydrolase, with protein sequence MTENADTVVRAAGCVLWRHSPEGGGLEICLVHRPKYDDWSHPKGKLKRTEDALTGALREVEEETGHRCAPGPRLSEARYFVNGRAKKVSYWAAEATDGRFAPTAEVDRIAWLPPAAARDRLTQPRDRELIDEFLTTLRHP encoded by the coding sequence GTGACCGAGAACGCCGACACCGTGGTCCGGGCGGCCGGCTGTGTCCTGTGGCGCCACTCCCCCGAGGGCGGGGGGCTGGAGATCTGTCTGGTGCACCGGCCGAAGTACGACGACTGGTCGCATCCGAAGGGCAAGTTGAAGCGCACCGAGGACGCCCTCACGGGCGCGCTGCGCGAGGTCGAGGAGGAGACCGGCCACCGGTGCGCGCCGGGCCCCCGGCTGTCCGAGGCCCGCTACTTCGTCAACGGCCGCGCCAAGAAGGTGAGTTACTGGGCGGCCGAGGCGACCGACGGCCGCTTCGCGCCCACCGCCGAGGTGGACCGGATCGCGTGGCTGCCCCCGGCCGCCGCCCGCGACCGGCTGACCCAGCCCCGCGACCGCGAACTGATCGACGAGTTCCTGACGACCCTCCGCCACCCGTAG
- a CDS encoding DUF47 domain-containing protein, with amino-acid sequence MRFRLTPRETSFYDMFAASADNIVTGSKLLMELLGADASARAEIAERMRAAEHAGDDATHAIFHQLNSSFITPFDREDIYSLASSLDDIMDFMEEAVDLVVLYNVEELPKGVEQQIEVLARAAELTAEAMPNLRTMDNLTEYWIEVNRLENQADQIHRKLLAHLFNGKYDAIEVLKLKQIVDVLEEAADAFEHVANTVETIAVKES; translated from the coding sequence GTGCGCTTTCGTCTGACCCCCAGGGAGACGAGCTTCTACGACATGTTCGCCGCCTCCGCGGACAACATCGTCACGGGCTCGAAGCTCCTGATGGAACTGCTCGGGGCGGACGCCTCCGCCCGGGCCGAGATCGCGGAGCGGATGCGGGCAGCGGAACACGCCGGTGACGACGCCACACACGCGATCTTCCACCAGCTGAACTCCTCGTTCATCACGCCCTTCGACCGCGAGGACATCTACTCCCTCGCGTCCTCCCTCGACGACATCATGGACTTCATGGAGGAGGCCGTCGACCTGGTCGTCCTCTACAACGTCGAGGAACTCCCCAAGGGCGTCGAGCAGCAGATCGAGGTCCTGGCGCGCGCCGCCGAACTGACGGCCGAGGCGATGCCCAACCTCCGCACCATGGACAACCTCACGGAGTACTGGATCGAGGTGAACCGACTGGAGAACCAGGCGGACCAGATCCACCGCAAGCTCCTGGCCCACCTCTTCAACGGCAAGTACGACGCCATCGAGGTCCTCAAGCTCAAGCAGATCGTGGATGTGCTGGAGGAGGCGGCGGACGCCTTCGAGCACGTGGCGAACACGGTGGAGACCATCGCGGTCAAGGAGTCCTGA